The genomic interval CCATACCAAGAACTCTTTTAACCCCTAGCAGAGGAGCAGAGTGCCACGGTAACATTCTTCCATGCAGCCTTCACCCCGTGCTTCCAGCCGATTTGGCTGGGTCCATACGCTCAAGTTCAAGATCATTGCGGTGGCGGTCGTAACAGGGGTTTTGTCGGCCTTGGTCACCACCCAGCTGGTTCTGGTGACCACCCAGGCCCACATCCAGCGCATGCTGATGCAGGGCGAAAGCAACGATGTGGAACGTATCGCCGCCCTGCTGGGCACCAAGGTAGGCATGCTCAGCGACGCATTGCAGGCCGTGGCACAGCAGGCACCTGCCGAGATATGGCGCGAAACTGCCTCGGTCCAGCAGTTTCTGCAGGGCCAATCGGCATTGAATGAGCTGTTTGAGAACCTGCTGGCCGTGCGTACCGATGGCCAGATGCTGGCGCGCGTAGGCGCCGATACAGGCTCCAACGATATGCCCAATATCGCCGACCGGGCCTATTTTCAGCAGGCACTGGCCCGCAGCCTGCCGGTTATTTCCGATCCGTTGCTGGCCAAAATCGCCCAAACGCCCGTGGTGGTCTTCGCGACCGCGACGCGGGATGCCCAGCTCCAGGCGACCGGGGTGATTGCCGGTGTCGTGCGGCTGCAGTCCACCAGCTTGTTTTCAGAAGTCACCCGCGTAGCCCGCCAGGACGGATCGAGCGTACTCATCATGGACCAGGCCGGGGTACTGCTGGGCCACACCAACCCCGCCCGCTTGATGGCCCAAGCGGTGGATGAGCCGGGCCTGGTAAACGTATTCCAACGCTGGCAGGCCAAAGGTGGCCCCATCAACACCACCGGAACCGCCGTCCTGGAGAAAGGCCACCTGGTGGCCATGGCCGGGATTCCGGGCTCGCGCTGGACCCTGGTGCGCCTGACCCCGCTGGACGTGGCCATGCAGCCCGTCAAAGCGGCCCAGGCCACTGCCTGGAAAGCCGCCGTTGGGGTTGGACTGCTGGTGGCCCTGCTGGCCGGTGCCATGGCCTGGCGGCTCACCCGCCCCATTTCCGAGCTACGCCAACGGGCCGAAAAAATGCTGTCCGAGGAAGCAGACGGCACCGAGGCCTGGCCGAGTGACCGGGGCGAAGTGGGTCAATTGGCCCTGGCGTTCCAGCAGGTCGTCGAGCAGCGCAAGCAAAAACAGAGCGAGACCCAAGCGCTGCTGGCCAAGCTGGCAGCGGTGTTGGACCATGCCGAGGTGGGCATCACCCTGACCCGCAATGGCCACTTTGAGTTGGTCAGCCGCCAGTTCTGCCAGATCTTTCAGCTCGACAAGCACCAACTCGTGGGCCAACCCACCCAGCGCATCCACGCGTCTGCCGAGGCCTACCAGGCCCTGTCGGCACGGGCCCACCCGGCCTTCATGCAAAGCGGGGCTTTCGAAGGCGAGGTGGAGCTGGTGCGCAGTACGGGTGCACTGTTCTGGGCCCATATGCGGGGCCGCGCCGTGGTGCCGGGCGACCGCTCGCAGGGCACCATCTGGACGGTGGAAGACATCACCGCCTCGCGCGAACACCGGGAGCGCCTGGCCTGGACATCCAGCCACGACGCGCTCACCGGCCTGGCCAACCGCCCCGCCTTCGAAGCCCTGCTGGCCCGCGCCACCGACCACGCGGGCATCGTGCCGTTTTGCGCCATGTTCATCGACCTGGACCGCTTCAAACAGGTCAACGACACCGGTGGCCACGCAGCGGGCGACGCCCTGCTGCGCGACGTGGCCCAGACCCTGGCCACCCAGGTGCGCCAGACCGACACCGTGGCCCGCCTGGGCGGTGACGAGTTCGCCATCTTCCTCGGAAGCTGCCCCCTGGCGCAGGCGCTGGAGATCGGCGAAAAGCTGCGCAGCGCGGTAGAGGCCTACCGCCTACCCTGGGACGGCCACAGCTTTAGCGTCACCACCAGCATCGGCCTGGTGGCAGTGGACGGCAGCTACACCACGGTTGCCGACGTACTGCGCGCCGCCGATGCTGCCTGCTACGCCGCCAAGGAGCGGGGGCGGAATGCGGTGGCGGTGTTTGGGGCGTTGGCGGGGAAGGTAGAGGCCGGAGTGGCCTGAACACCGCTCCATCGCCACGCTGCAGGACTGATGCTGGCGCATCCGAGGCGGTGGCCCCAAACCCCACGCAGGCCGTCAAGCGGCTGCGGCACCGCCGAGCCCCGTACTCTGCTACCGTTGCACGGACGTGGCCCGCCCACCTTCCATTTCAATCCGCTTGACGATGAAAACCTACTCTGTTCTTTTTGTCTGCATGGGCAACGTCTGCCGCAGCCCCACCGCCCACGGTGTGTTCCAGCACAAAGTGAACGCGCTCGGCCTGGGCCATCGCATCCGGGTGGATTCCGCAGGCACCCACAACTACCACCCCAACAGCCCACCCGACAGCCGCTCCCAGGCGCATGCGTCCCGGCGCGGCTACGACTTGTCAGGCTTGCGGGCACGGCAGATCCTGGATGCCGACTTTGAAAAGCACGACCTGATCCTGGTGATGGACTGGGACAACCTGGCCCTCGCGCAAAGCGAAAGCCCAACCCGCCACCACCCCAAGATCCGGCGCTTGACCGAGTTCTGTGAAAGCCATGACAGCCCGGTGGTGCCGGACCCGTATTACGGGGGTGAGCGTGGGTTTGAGGAGGTGTTGGATCTGGTGGAGGATGCTTGTGAGGGGCTGCTCAGGCATGTGCTGCGGGAGTTGGGGTGAGATGCAAGCTGGCTTAAACCAACGGACCTCTGCGGAATCCGGGGCGATTCACGGTTCTTTCTCATAGCGGTCGACTGAAGGTCCGCAGCAGTCCAGCGTCGCGGAGCTCTCTGGCACCGTTAGCATCGGTGCTGGCCATACTTTCACAAGGTAACGAAGCGATGACTGAATACTTACCTTACAACGACCAACCAATCGTTAACCCAGGCGAGGATCGCTTCGGCGTTGACCCGTTCGCGCGAGCTCTCGCGGCGAGCGTTCGCAAGATGCAATCACCCCAGGGATCGGTAATCGGCCTCAACGGTCCATGGGGATCCGGCAAAAGCAGCGTGGTCAACCTTTGCAAGCATCACCTGGCCGATGCAGTCGAAGCGAACGAGTTCGTCATCATTGATTTTGCCTGCTGGTGGTTCAGAGGCGAAGATGCCCTGGCGCTCGCATTCTTCCGCGAACTGTACGCCGGCCTGGGCCCAAGCCTCGGCGACAAAGTCAAGAAGAAGCTACCAAAACTGGGAGCACGTCTCCTCCGAGCCGGAGCGCTCGTTGGGAAGGTCGCGGAAGCTGCTGGTGCAGTAATCGCAGGCGGCATCGCAGAAAAGGGCATGGAGTGGCTTGCGGGCCTGATAGAGCAAGAAGAAAGCGTCGAGGCGCTTCACGCAGAGCTGTCGAAGGCCTTGCGAGATCAAAAGAAGCGCTTCCTCATCGTCATCGATGACATCGATCGCCTTTCACCCGATGAAGCCCTGCTGATCTTCCGGCTGGTCAAGTCCGTTGGCCGTCTACCGAACGTCATTTATCTGCTGGTCTATGACCGCCCGCTTGCCGAGAAAATCGTCAGCGAACGCTACCCTTCTGAAGGCCCGCACTATCTGGAAAAGATCGTTCAAGCTGGGTTTGAGCTACCCGACCCTTCGGCGCTCGATATTCAGCAGCATTTGCTATCGTTGATCGAATCGATCTGCGGCGCACCGGTTGAGGCGGACTTGATGCGCTTCATGAACATCTTCTACGAGGGAATTTCGCCGGCAATGCGCACACCAAGGGATGTCACGCGCTTCACCAATTCGCTAAGCGTTTCATGGCCGGCCGTGGCCGGTGAAGTAGATCGTGCAGACTTCCTTGCGCTGGAAATGCTCCGACTATTGCATCCGGTCGTCTATCGTGCCATTCGCCAAAACAAAGAACAAATTAGCGGTAGCGGACGCGTGGAGGGGCGTGAACGCGAAGCAGAAGCCAAGCGGTTCAACGACCTATTTTTCGAAATCACGCCGCCGCCAGACCAGGAAAAAATACGGTGGCTATTGATGCGATTGTTTCCTGCATTGGAGTCGGTCTGCTCCAACATGAGCTACGGTGATGGTTTCGCTCGGCAATGGGCAATGGAGCGGCGTGTCTGCTCGCCTAACCACTTCGACTCCTACTTCCGCTTCACGGTTGGCGACGAGGTGCTCACAAGTTCCGAACTGGACGCATTCCTGGCCCGCGCGGACAACATCGAGTACGTGAAGACCACGCTACGCCACGCCGCAACCGTAACTCGGCGGTCAGGCGGCACCAAAGCTGCGGTGTGGCTCGCAGAGTTGAACACGCATTCGTCGCGCGTGGACAACGGCAAGGTTCAGCCGCTCCTGACGGCGTTATTTGAAGTCGCCGATGAGATCAATGTTGAAGCTGATACCGCAAAAGGTTTCAGCATGGGCAGCAACGAGCTTCGTCTGCACTGGCTGCTGAGGGCTCTGACTAAGGAGCACATGTCGCTCGACGAACGTTCTACCATCCTCCGGCAGGCCTGCGACACGGCCTCCCTTGGCTGGCTTGCCGACTTCACGCGTTCGGCTTGGACCAACTATCACCCTCAAGAAGGCAAAGAACGCGAGCCGCCGGAGAACTGCCTGACTACGGAGGAGGACGCGGAGCAGCTCCGCGATCTTCTTTACACAAAAATCCAATCTGCAGCAGCTGATGGCACCCTACTCGCACACAGAGACCTACCCTTTCTCTTGCACTCGTGGGTGGAGCTGGCCTCCGACGATGGCGCAGAAGTTCGAGCATGGACCTTCGCAGCATTCGCCACCAATGACGGTGTCCGGCGGCTCGCCAAGGCATTCACCTCGTACGGCTGGACGCAGGGAATGGGAGACGCGGTCGCAAAGCGCGTAACGCGGGTGAGCCCCAAAGGCATGGCTCGATTAATGGATCTGAGTGCGTTCCGGCCGCGCGTCGAAGCCGTTGCTGCTGCGGACGAGAACCCAGAAGTCCAGGAATTCTTAGAAGGTTGGCGGCGTGCTGACGGCGGCGACAGAGATTGAAGACTGCACCCGGTCTGAAGCGCCCCGGCTTTTGTGAGGGTCATTTTGAATGAGTCAGACCGACATGGCCTGGATCGATCGAATGACTGCTTAATGCAGAGCAGCTGGCAAATGTGTACCAACAGTAACCCGCAGCAACCGGTGCATAGCCGACAGTAGGAACTGCGAAGCGACTGGTTACGCACATAGAAACAAATCACCATACAAAAAAGGGGCCACCGGCCCCTTTTTTGGATTACAAATTCCCGACGGACTTTATTTGTTCCAGTCAACCAGAGTATCCCGGTTATTCAACCGTGACACTCTTCGCGAGGTTTCTGGGTTTGTCCACATCCGTCCCCCGCGCGCACGCCGTGTGGTAGGCCAGCAATTGCAGCGGCACCACGTGCAAGAGCGGTGACAGCGCGCCGTAGTGTTCGGGCATGCGGATCACGTGCAGGCCTTCGCCGCTGGCGATGTGGGAGTCGGCATCGGCCAGCACATAGAGCACGCCGCCGCGGGCGCGGACTTCTTGCAGGTTGCTCTTGAGTTTTTCGATCAGCGTGTCGTTGGGGGCCACGGCTACCACCGGCATTTCGCTGGTCACCAGGGCCAGGGGACCGTGTTTGAGTTCGCCTGCGGCGTAGGCTTCGGCGTGGATGTAGGTGATTTCCTTGAGCTTGAGCGCGCCTTCCAGGGCGATGGGGTAGTGCAGGCCGCGGCCCAGAAACAAGGCGTTTTCCTTGGGTGCGAAGTCTTCGGCCCAGGCGATGAGCTGGGGCTCCAGCGCCAGCACGGCTTGCAGGGCGGCGGGCAGGTGGCGCATGGCTTTGAGGTGGCTGGCCTCTTCCTCGGCGCTCAGGCGGCCCTTGGTTTTGGCCAGGGCCAGGGTCAGCAGAAACAGGCCTGCCAGCTGGGTGGTGAAGGCCTTGGTAGAGGCCACGCCGATCTCGACCCCGGCACGGGTGATGTAGGCCAGCTCGCACTCGCGCACCATGGCCGAGGTGGAAACGTTGCAGACCGTCAGCGTGTGCTGCATGCCCAGGCCCTGGGCGTGGCGCAGGGCGGCCAGGGTGTCGGCGGTTTCGCCCGACTGGGTGATGGTGACGATCAGGGTCTTGGGGTTGGGCACCGAGTCGCGGTAACGGTATTCGCTGGCAATCTCCACCTGGGTGGGCACCTTGGCGATGGATTCCAACCAGTATTTGGCGGTGCAGCCGCTGTAGTAGCTGGTGCCGCAGGCCAGGATGAGGACCGAGTCGATGTCGGCAAACACCTTGGCGGCATCGCCACCGTTGGGGCCGTCGAACAGGCCGGGCACGATGGAGGTCACGCCTTCCAGCGTGTCGCCGATGGCGCGGGGCTGCTCGAAGATTTCCTTTTGCATGTAGTGGCGGTACGGGCCGAGTTCGGCCGCACCGCTGTGGGCCAGCACGGTTTTGACGCTGCGGATAACGGGCTTGTGGGCCTTGTCCACGATCCAGTACTTGCCCAGTTGCACGTCCACCACGTCGCCCTCTTCCAGGTAGACGATCTGGTCGGTCACGCCGGCCAGCGCCATGGCATCGCTGGCCAGGAAGATTTCGCCCTGGCCCACGCCCAGGATCAGGGGCGAACCGGCGCGCGCGCCGATGATGCGGTGCGGCTCGTCTTTGCTGAACACGGCAATCGCGTAGCCGCCGCGCAGTTGCAGCACGGTGGCCTTGACGGCTTCAAACAGGTCGCCGTTGTACAGGCTATCGACCAGGTGGGCGATGACTTCGGTGTCGGTCTGGCTGGTAAAGACGTAGCCCTTGGCTTGCAGGGCGGCGCGCAGTTCGTCGTGGTTTTCGATGATGCCGTTGTGCACCAGGGCGATGCGGCCTGGGCGGTCGGCTGAATCCTTGCCGGGGCCGTGGCTGAAATGGGGGTGGGCGTTGTGCACCGCCGGCGCGCCGTGGGTGGCCCAGCGGGTGTGGGCGATGCCTGTCCCGCCTTCGATGTGGTCCTCGGCCACCTGGGCCATCAGCTCGGCCACGCGCGAGGTGCTGCGGGCACGGCGCAGGGCACCGGTGTTTTGCGTCATCTGGCCGTTGTCCTGGATGGCCACGCCGCACGAGTCATAGCCCCGGTACTCCAGCCGTTGCAGGCCCTGGACCAGGATAGGGACGATATTGCGGGTAGAGACTGCGCCAACGATGCCACACATAGAAAACTCCGAGTTTGTTGAGTGGGCGGATGTTAAGCTGCACCACCATCCAAAAGGTTTCAATATTTCACGTTATTTGCAGTTTAATTTCTCAATCACAAACACAAGAAATTAAATTACACATACATTTAATTTATGGAACAAATAGACCTAGATAGTACCGACTTGCGCCTGCTGCACCAGTTGCAAGTGGATGCATCGCTGAGCAACCTGGCCCTGGCCGAGTTGGTGCATGTGTCCGCGCCCACCTGCCTGCGCCGGGTCAAGCGGCTGGTGGAGGCGGGGCTGATCGAGCGGCAGGTGGCGATTTTGAGCGCCGACAAGCTTGCGGTGCAACAAGGCCACGGCCTCACCGCCATCGTCGAAATCACGCTGGACCGGCAGGACGAGGAGC from Comamonadaceae bacterium OS-1 carries:
- a CDS encoding putative low molecular weight protein-tyrosine-phosphatase, with product MGNVCRSPTAHGVFQHKVNALGLGHRIRVDSAGTHNYHPNSPPDSRSQAHASRRGYDLSGLRARQILDADFEKHDLILVMDWDNLALAQSESPTRHHPKIRRLTEFCESHDSPVVPDPYYGGERGFEEVLDLVEDACEGLLRHVLRELG
- the glmS gene encoding glutamine--fructose-6-phosphate aminotransferase [isomerizing] gives rise to the protein MCGIVGAVSTRNIVPILVQGLQRLEYRGYDSCGVAIQDNGQMTQNTGALRRARSTSRVAELMAQVAEDHIEGGTGIAHTRWATHGAPAVHNAHPHFSHGPGKDSADRPGRIALVHNGIIENHDELRAALQAKGYVFTSQTDTEVIAHLVDSLYNGDLFEAVKATVLQLRGGYAIAVFSKDEPHRIIGARAGSPLILGVGQGEIFLASDAMALAGVTDQIVYLEEGDVVDVQLGKYWIVDKAHKPVIRSVKTVLAHSGAAELGPYRHYMQKEIFEQPRAIGDTLEGVTSIVPGLFDGPNGGDAAKVFADIDSVLILACGTSYYSGCTAKYWLESIAKVPTQVEIASEYRYRDSVPNPKTLIVTITQSGETADTLAALRHAQGLGMQHTLTVCNVSTSAMVRECELAYITRAGVEIGVASTKAFTTQLAGLFLLTLALAKTKGRLSAEEEASHLKAMRHLPAALQAVLALEPQLIAWAEDFAPKENALFLGRGLHYPIALEGALKLKEITYIHAEAYAAGELKHGPLALVTSEMPVVAVAPNDTLIEKLKSNLQEVRARGGVLYVLADADSHIASGEGLHVIRMPEHYGALSPLLHVVPLQLLAYHTACARGTDVDKPRNLAKSVTVE
- the decR_4 gene encoding DNA-binding transcriptional activator DecR, whose amino-acid sequence is MEQIDLDSTDLRLLHQLQVDASLSNLALAELVHVSAPTCLRRVKRLVEAGLIERQVAILSADKLAVQQGHGLTAIVEITLDRQDEERLAAFELRVALDEAVQQCYRVSPGPDFCLVVFAHDMPGYLALAQRLFTVDANVRNVKAFFSLKRSKFAPFVPVLPV